From the Carya illinoinensis cultivar Pawnee chromosome 4, C.illinoinensisPawnee_v1, whole genome shotgun sequence genome, one window contains:
- the LOC122306901 gene encoding uncharacterized protein LOC122306901 isoform X1 — protein sequence MPGNGVEDRIHKLYGPDNSSLDQHQFQAVEDSWPGFNCNPWVGKWRQIGVAPSCDVKSFNHKKLDSVKRHGGESLSATFNRNREYSNIYSRSQQLSSNEDMHGCHKFQARQRQSEVLGENTVYDPQAITSRCLSFLIPQQENVSGDSPTLTTNSERSEITEASVDLELVGGKQQLVKGQQLHTPHTHLMQSGYNEMQLLQQHVVFKQLQELQRQQQLQHFGDSRQQNSAMTKQAAGAQISPVINGTPVNDASHMLMNWMQQGPSPTVQGVSSRVEVSQDQGQALHSMGLASQQLDVSLYGTPIASARGGMNEYSHLYGMSHDSTNLLTKVSVQAQKPIMQSSSFSNPLVGDQVTVSSEQVCFPQEGFISKQRLQGNNMFGQIPVQGLNSTVVSSNLQLGSTLQKNASPTEFNGRPERAGWSGTLQQKNIRLGPSQGLFPLDPMEEKILYNLDDNIWDTSFGGHIDMGTGGFGITMDPTDHSSAFPAIQSGSWSALMQSAVAEASSSDTGLQEEWSGLSFQNSELSTDNQPSNAMDSEKQQSSWLDGNLLRTTSLSSRHFPVFNESSVSSSFPGFHQPGVQFSIEQRDTLPQDDSHESIRKSPKNSGEWIDCGHKQKPSIEGRRPVQPLVSLDSAWSGQIFEHPESNSHQQRMASINNFSQPCSELKGDINEATYQGRSFDDCLRESNNNSVASYFSRPARGLEPVHSGMDGTLRSRENSQIFNFAAVPNSSPSKAFQETGQHNQADYVKSADISRNKENQSMDKNQHQMSNGSYGLHNYLEKGGGTDGMLQKCYQNDNSYDDYGLKGFSGQEQEHGHLTDYQGNSKVSEIASRGDFDPSMTFRRSVHPHFEKVTAPSENMLELLHKVDQSEENSSIPHFGSRACDSLVSETETSDRSVAHLYNQSAACQGFAMKLAPASQQLSNMNPFISSQDMPEVECNLGFRQANSEIEKSQTWLAYPSVQSCSSLHESSQRSHWDNKLRISGQTSIPSSLYMPGVAAFTSSPPYIRNQLQMQDMPNAPLACSSSQSTLAGTVSRYPSFDLAPSQRPVMSGMHQQGSFSERLHNIWTNVPVQQRPSVVESLKVPAIDPSTNCWETSLVSLGINDQNPEKVGYGSSEFGTSPRNSQGFEHGASQQEGGRSQMLKSSEIHDASQTHSLPRNISDADAFASGSLLAHSHQLDLDRIQHEDNNVPSPSERIIGTIGHSLKLSHVSHPNYSLLPQVQVMKNVDTDPSRRVSDVEHVAATDAPQLTYEENSKFRNQLDTGLMSASPSNTSPSGDTKMQSFLTEGRENFGIKASSQPALLDRPQVMVTTGQNDFLSQSITSNVVSNQAGHPQINLCMSPSLFKQYEAFRHVQMPLLYDGRHVKTAAGQFSLWKPSQNLDIVSSGGRIDAADASESLSAPYLLPSDGTNQCMANVRPKKRKAATSGLLPWCKEVTQGSQRVQNISVAEHDWAKATNRLIEKVEDEAELVEDRLSMFQSKKRLIMTSQLMQQLFCPAPMSILSARAVSQYDTLAYSVAKLSLGDACSLTSCTINRFLDVPLNNNTLISEQLKAFEPVDDQSFSEVVKDFSNRAKKLEIGLLRLDKAASILDVRVECQEMEKFSVINRFAKFHIRQADSSGNSSSSSTVTPAPKPNPQRYVIAHPIPRNLPEGLQCLSL from the exons ATGCCTGGTAACGGAGTTGAAGATAGGATCCACAAGTTATATGGGCCAGATAACTCTTCCCTAGATCAGCACCAATTTCAAGCTGTCGAGGATAGTTGGCCTGGCTTTAACTGCAATCCATGGGTTGGGAAATGGAGGCAGATTGGGGTAGCTCCAAGTTGTGATGTAAAAAGCTTCAACCATAAAAAATTAG ATTCTGTGAAAAGGCATGGTGGTGAATCTTTGAGCGCGACCTTTAACCGAAACCGTGAGTATTCCAACATTTACTCCAGAAGCCAACAGTTGAGTTCAAATGAAGATATGCATGGATGCCACAAATTCCAGGCAAGGCAAAGACAGTCAGAGGTTTTGGGTGAAAATACAGTTTATGATCCACAGGCTATAACTTCAAGATGTCTTTCCTTCCTTATTCCACAGCAGGAAAATGTTTCTGGGGATAGTCCCACCCTAACAACGAATTCGGAAAGGTCAGAAATTACCGAAGCTTCCGTCGACTTGGAATTAGTTGGAGGGAAACAGCAGCTTGTTAAGGGCCAACAACTACATACTCCACACACTCACCTAATGCAGTCTGGGTACAATGAAATGCAGTTGCTGCAGCAGCACGTTGTGTTCAAGCAGCTACAAGAACTTCAGAGGCAGCAACAACTTCAGCACTTTGGTGATTCTAGGCAGCAGAATTCTGCAATGACTAAACAGGCTGCTGGGGCTCAGATTTCACCTGTCATCAATGGAACTCCTGTTAATGATGCATCACACATGCTTATGAACTGGATGCAGCAAGGTCCCTCTCCCACTGTGCAAGGCGTATCTAGCAGAGTTGAAGTTTCACAAGATCAAGGTCAGGCTTTGCATTCCATGGGTCTCGCTTCTCAGCAGCTTGATGTATCCTTATACGGCACTCCTATTGCTAGTGCAAGAGGAGGTATGAATGAATATTCCCATCTTTACGGGATgtctcatgattctacaaattTGTTGACTAAGGTTAGTGTTCAGGCACAGAAGCCTATTATGCAATCATCAAGCTTCAGTAACCCCCTTGTAGGTGATCAGGTTACTGTTTCTTCAGAGCAGGTTTGCTTTCCCCAAGAAGGTTTCATATCCAAACAAAGACTTCAGGGAAACAATATGTTTGGACAGATTCCTGTTCAGGGGTTGAATAGTACTGTTGTTTCGAGCAATCTCCAACTGGGGAGTACTCTGCAAAAGAATGCATCCCCAACGGAATTTAATGGGAGGCCAGAGCGAGCTGGTTGGTCTGGAACCTTGCAGCAGAAAAATATTCGGCTTGGCCCTTCTCAGGGTTTGTTTCCTCTAGATCCAATGGAAGAGAAGATTTTGTACAATCTGGATGATAACATATGGGACACTTCTTTTGGCGGGCACATTGACATGGGCACTGGAGGCTTTGGAATTACAATGGACCCAACAGACCATTCGAGTGCATTTCCTGCTATTCAAAGTGGAAGCTGGAGTGCTCTTATGCAATCTGCAGTCGCAGAAGCTTCTAGTAGTGATACTGGGCTACAGGAAGAGTGGAGTGGCTTAAGTTTTCAGAACTCAGAACTCTCAACTGATAATCAGCCTTCAAATGCTATGGATAGTGAAAAGCAACAATCAAGTTGGCTTGATGGCAACCTACTGAGAACTACCTCCTTAAGTTCAAGACATTTTCCTGTGTTTAATGAGTCTAGTGTGAGCTCTAGCTTCCCTGGATTTCATCAACCAGGCGTCCAGTTCTCAATTGAGCAGAGAGATACACTGCCCCAGGATGATTCTCATGAATCAATTCGGAAGTCTCCCAAAAACAGTGGTGAGTGGATTGATTGTGGCCATAAACAAAAACCATCCATTGAAGGACGTCGACCAGTACAACCACTTGTGTCATTGGACAGTGCATGGAGTGGTCAGATTTTTGAGCACCCAGAAAGCAATTCCCATCAGCAAAGAATGGCCTCAATTAACAATTTTAGCCAACCATGCAGTGAACTAAAAG GTGATATCAATGAAGCTACATACCAGGGGAGGAGTTTTGATGATTGTCTGCGGGAGAGCAATAATAATTCTGTTGCAAGTTATTTTTCTAGACCAGCTAGAGGATTGGAGCCTGTACACTCTGGCATGGATGGTACTCTGCGCAGCAGAGAAAATTCACAAATATTTAACTTTGCCGCTGTGCCAAATTCAAGCCCTTCCAAGGCCTTTCAAGAAACCGGTCAACATAATCAAGCTGATTATGTTAAGAGTGCTGATATATCTAGGAACAAGGAAAATCAGAGCATGGATAAAAACCAGCATCAGATGAGTAATGGTTCTTATGGTTTGCATAACTATCTTGAGAAAGGAGGTGGAACAGATGGGATGCTGCAGAAATGCTACCAAAACGACAACTCTTATGACGATTATGGCTTGAAAGGATTTAGTGGGCAAGAGCAAGAACAT GGACATTTAACGGATTATCAAGGAAACTCAAAAGTGTCAGAGATAGCTTCTAGAGGTGACTTTGATCCATCTATGACCTTTCGCAGATCCGTTCATCcccattttgaaaaagttacCGCTCCAAG TGAAAATATGCTTGAGCTTCTTCATAAGGTTGACCAATCTGAGGAGAACAGCAGTATACCTCATTTTGGCTCTAGAGCCTGTGATTCATTGGTGTCTGAGACAGAGACTTCTGATAGATCTGTTGCTCATTTGTATAATCAGTCAGCTGCTTGTCAAGGTTTCGCCATGAAACTGGCTCCTGCATCTCAACAGCTGTCCAATATGAACCCTTTCATCTCATCACAGGATATGCCAGAAGTAGAATGTAATCTAGGTTTCAGGCAAGCCAATTCTGAGATAGAGAAGAGCCAGACCTGGTTAGCTTACCCATCTGTTCAGTCGTGTTCGTCATTGCATGAATCATCTCAAAGATCACATTGggataataaattaagaatttCAGGACAGACAAGCATCCCCTCGTCTTTATATATGCCTGGGGTTGCAGCTTTTACCTCGAGTCCTCCATATATAAGAAATCAGCTTCAAATGCAGGACATGCCAAATGCACCTCTGGCATGTTCATCTTCACAGTCAACATTGGCTGGTACAGTTAGCAGATACCCATCATTTGACCTTGCTCCCTCTCAGCGTCCTGTTATGTCAGGCATGCATCAGCAGGGTTCATTTTCAGAGAGACTGCACAACATATGGACAAATGTACCAGTTCAGCAACGTCCTTCTGTTGTAGAATCTCTTAAGGTTCCGGCTATAGATCCGTCAACAAATTGCTGGGAAACTTCACTGGTGTCACTGGGGATAAATGACCAAAATCCTGAGAAAGTTGGATATGGATCATCAGAATTTGGCACGTCTCCAAGGAATTCACAAGGATTTGAACATGGGGCTAGTCAGCAAGAGGGAGGGAGATCTCAGATGCTAAAATCATCTGAGATACATGATGCTTCACAGACTCATAGTTTGCCTAGAAATATCTCTGATGCAGATGCTTTTGCCTCTGGCTCATTGTTGGCTCATTCACACCAGCTGGACCTCGATAGAATACAGCATGAAGACAACAATGTTCCTTCTCCCTCTGAAAGAATTATTGGAACCATCGGTCATTCTCTAAAACTATCACATGTTTCTCATCCAAATTACTCCCTACTGCCCCAAGTGCAGGTAATGAAGAATGTGGATACTGATCCAAGTAGGAGAGTTTCAGATGTTGAGCATGTGGCTGCCACTGATGCACCACAGCTAACATATGAAGAGAATTCGAAGTTCAGAAACCAATTGGATACTGGATTGATGTCAGCATCCCCATCCAACACATCACCATCTGGGGACACTAAAATGCAAAGTTTCTTGACAGAAGGAAGAGAAAACTTTGGCATAAAAGCTTCATCACAGCCTGCTCTTCTAGATAGGCCTCAAGTGATGGTCACGACTGGTCAAAATGATTTTTTGAGTCAATCTATTACCAGTAACGTGGTATCAAATCAGGCTGGGCATCCCCAAATTAATTTGTGCATGTCACCCTCATTGTTTAAACAGTATGAGGCTTTCAGACATGTGCAGATGCCACTGTTATATGATGGAAGACATGTAAAGACTGCTGCAGGACAGTTCTCTCTCTGGAAGCCTTCCCAGAATTTGGATATAGTTTCTTCTGGGGGACGAATAGATGCTGCTGATGCTAGTGAATCTCTTTCAGCCCCTTATTTGTTGCCTTCGGATGGTACAAATCAATGCATGGCGAATGTGAGACCAAAAAAACGGAAAGCTGCAACATCTGGGCTTCTACCATGGTGCAAAGAAGTAACACAAGGTTCTCAAAGGGTTCAAAATATCAG TGTTGCAGAACATGACTGGGCAAAAGCCACAAATCGATTGATTGAGAAG GTGGAAGATGAGGCTGAATTGGTTGAAGATCGGCTGTCAATGTTTCAATCGAAGAAAAGGCTTATCATGACATCACAGCTTATGCAGCAATTGTTTTGCCCTGCACCAATGTCCATTCTCTCAGCAAGGGCTGTTTCGCAATATGATACTCTGGCATACTCTGTTGCCAAATTATCACTAGGAGATGCATGTAGCCTGACCTCTTGCACAATTAATCGTTTTTTGGATGTACCGCTGAATAACAACACCTT GATTTCAGAACAGCTCAAAGCTTTTGAGCCTGTTGATGACCAGTCCTTTTCAGAAGTTGTAAAAGACTTCAGCAATAGAGCAAAGAAGTTGGAAATTGGCTTACTCAG ATTGGACAAGGCAGCATCCATTTTAGACGTAAGAGTGGAATGCCAGGAAATGGAAAAGTTTTCTGTCATTAACCGCTTTGCTAAATTCCACATCCGGCAAGCAGATTCCTCTggaaactcttcttcttccagtACTGTTACCCCTGCACCAAAACCCAATCCCCAGAGATATGTCATTGCACATCCAATACCTAGGAATCTACCGGAGGGGTTACAATGCCTTTCACTGTGA
- the LOC122306901 gene encoding uncharacterized protein LOC122306901 isoform X2, with translation MPGNGVEDRIHKLYGPDNSSLDQHQFQAVEDSWPGFNCNPWVGKWRQIGVAPSCDVKSFNHKKLDSVKRHGGESLSATFNRNREYSNIYSRSQQLSSNEDMHGCHKFQQENVSGDSPTLTTNSERSEITEASVDLELVGGKQQLVKGQQLHTPHTHLMQSGYNEMQLLQQHVVFKQLQELQRQQQLQHFGDSRQQNSAMTKQAAGAQISPVINGTPVNDASHMLMNWMQQGPSPTVQGVSSRVEVSQDQGQALHSMGLASQQLDVSLYGTPIASARGGMNEYSHLYGMSHDSTNLLTKVSVQAQKPIMQSSSFSNPLVGDQVTVSSEQVCFPQEGFISKQRLQGNNMFGQIPVQGLNSTVVSSNLQLGSTLQKNASPTEFNGRPERAGWSGTLQQKNIRLGPSQGLFPLDPMEEKILYNLDDNIWDTSFGGHIDMGTGGFGITMDPTDHSSAFPAIQSGSWSALMQSAVAEASSSDTGLQEEWSGLSFQNSELSTDNQPSNAMDSEKQQSSWLDGNLLRTTSLSSRHFPVFNESSVSSSFPGFHQPGVQFSIEQRDTLPQDDSHESIRKSPKNSGEWIDCGHKQKPSIEGRRPVQPLVSLDSAWSGQIFEHPESNSHQQRMASINNFSQPCSELKGDINEATYQGRSFDDCLRESNNNSVASYFSRPARGLEPVHSGMDGTLRSRENSQIFNFAAVPNSSPSKAFQETGQHNQADYVKSADISRNKENQSMDKNQHQMSNGSYGLHNYLEKGGGTDGMLQKCYQNDNSYDDYGLKGFSGQEQEHGHLTDYQGNSKVSEIASRGDFDPSMTFRRSVHPHFEKVTAPSENMLELLHKVDQSEENSSIPHFGSRACDSLVSETETSDRSVAHLYNQSAACQGFAMKLAPASQQLSNMNPFISSQDMPEVECNLGFRQANSEIEKSQTWLAYPSVQSCSSLHESSQRSHWDNKLRISGQTSIPSSLYMPGVAAFTSSPPYIRNQLQMQDMPNAPLACSSSQSTLAGTVSRYPSFDLAPSQRPVMSGMHQQGSFSERLHNIWTNVPVQQRPSVVESLKVPAIDPSTNCWETSLVSLGINDQNPEKVGYGSSEFGTSPRNSQGFEHGASQQEGGRSQMLKSSEIHDASQTHSLPRNISDADAFASGSLLAHSHQLDLDRIQHEDNNVPSPSERIIGTIGHSLKLSHVSHPNYSLLPQVQVMKNVDTDPSRRVSDVEHVAATDAPQLTYEENSKFRNQLDTGLMSASPSNTSPSGDTKMQSFLTEGRENFGIKASSQPALLDRPQVMVTTGQNDFLSQSITSNVVSNQAGHPQINLCMSPSLFKQYEAFRHVQMPLLYDGRHVKTAAGQFSLWKPSQNLDIVSSGGRIDAADASESLSAPYLLPSDGTNQCMANVRPKKRKAATSGLLPWCKEVTQGSQRVQNISVAEHDWAKATNRLIEKVEDEAELVEDRLSMFQSKKRLIMTSQLMQQLFCPAPMSILSARAVSQYDTLAYSVAKLSLGDACSLTSCTINRFLDVPLNNNTLISEQLKAFEPVDDQSFSEVVKDFSNRAKKLEIGLLRLDKAASILDVRVECQEMEKFSVINRFAKFHIRQADSSGNSSSSSTVTPAPKPNPQRYVIAHPIPRNLPEGLQCLSL, from the exons ATGCCTGGTAACGGAGTTGAAGATAGGATCCACAAGTTATATGGGCCAGATAACTCTTCCCTAGATCAGCACCAATTTCAAGCTGTCGAGGATAGTTGGCCTGGCTTTAACTGCAATCCATGGGTTGGGAAATGGAGGCAGATTGGGGTAGCTCCAAGTTGTGATGTAAAAAGCTTCAACCATAAAAAATTAG ATTCTGTGAAAAGGCATGGTGGTGAATCTTTGAGCGCGACCTTTAACCGAAACCGTGAGTATTCCAACATTTACTCCAGAAGCCAACAGTTGAGTTCAAATGAAGATATGCATGGATGCCACAAATTCCAG CAGGAAAATGTTTCTGGGGATAGTCCCACCCTAACAACGAATTCGGAAAGGTCAGAAATTACCGAAGCTTCCGTCGACTTGGAATTAGTTGGAGGGAAACAGCAGCTTGTTAAGGGCCAACAACTACATACTCCACACACTCACCTAATGCAGTCTGGGTACAATGAAATGCAGTTGCTGCAGCAGCACGTTGTGTTCAAGCAGCTACAAGAACTTCAGAGGCAGCAACAACTTCAGCACTTTGGTGATTCTAGGCAGCAGAATTCTGCAATGACTAAACAGGCTGCTGGGGCTCAGATTTCACCTGTCATCAATGGAACTCCTGTTAATGATGCATCACACATGCTTATGAACTGGATGCAGCAAGGTCCCTCTCCCACTGTGCAAGGCGTATCTAGCAGAGTTGAAGTTTCACAAGATCAAGGTCAGGCTTTGCATTCCATGGGTCTCGCTTCTCAGCAGCTTGATGTATCCTTATACGGCACTCCTATTGCTAGTGCAAGAGGAGGTATGAATGAATATTCCCATCTTTACGGGATgtctcatgattctacaaattTGTTGACTAAGGTTAGTGTTCAGGCACAGAAGCCTATTATGCAATCATCAAGCTTCAGTAACCCCCTTGTAGGTGATCAGGTTACTGTTTCTTCAGAGCAGGTTTGCTTTCCCCAAGAAGGTTTCATATCCAAACAAAGACTTCAGGGAAACAATATGTTTGGACAGATTCCTGTTCAGGGGTTGAATAGTACTGTTGTTTCGAGCAATCTCCAACTGGGGAGTACTCTGCAAAAGAATGCATCCCCAACGGAATTTAATGGGAGGCCAGAGCGAGCTGGTTGGTCTGGAACCTTGCAGCAGAAAAATATTCGGCTTGGCCCTTCTCAGGGTTTGTTTCCTCTAGATCCAATGGAAGAGAAGATTTTGTACAATCTGGATGATAACATATGGGACACTTCTTTTGGCGGGCACATTGACATGGGCACTGGAGGCTTTGGAATTACAATGGACCCAACAGACCATTCGAGTGCATTTCCTGCTATTCAAAGTGGAAGCTGGAGTGCTCTTATGCAATCTGCAGTCGCAGAAGCTTCTAGTAGTGATACTGGGCTACAGGAAGAGTGGAGTGGCTTAAGTTTTCAGAACTCAGAACTCTCAACTGATAATCAGCCTTCAAATGCTATGGATAGTGAAAAGCAACAATCAAGTTGGCTTGATGGCAACCTACTGAGAACTACCTCCTTAAGTTCAAGACATTTTCCTGTGTTTAATGAGTCTAGTGTGAGCTCTAGCTTCCCTGGATTTCATCAACCAGGCGTCCAGTTCTCAATTGAGCAGAGAGATACACTGCCCCAGGATGATTCTCATGAATCAATTCGGAAGTCTCCCAAAAACAGTGGTGAGTGGATTGATTGTGGCCATAAACAAAAACCATCCATTGAAGGACGTCGACCAGTACAACCACTTGTGTCATTGGACAGTGCATGGAGTGGTCAGATTTTTGAGCACCCAGAAAGCAATTCCCATCAGCAAAGAATGGCCTCAATTAACAATTTTAGCCAACCATGCAGTGAACTAAAAG GTGATATCAATGAAGCTACATACCAGGGGAGGAGTTTTGATGATTGTCTGCGGGAGAGCAATAATAATTCTGTTGCAAGTTATTTTTCTAGACCAGCTAGAGGATTGGAGCCTGTACACTCTGGCATGGATGGTACTCTGCGCAGCAGAGAAAATTCACAAATATTTAACTTTGCCGCTGTGCCAAATTCAAGCCCTTCCAAGGCCTTTCAAGAAACCGGTCAACATAATCAAGCTGATTATGTTAAGAGTGCTGATATATCTAGGAACAAGGAAAATCAGAGCATGGATAAAAACCAGCATCAGATGAGTAATGGTTCTTATGGTTTGCATAACTATCTTGAGAAAGGAGGTGGAACAGATGGGATGCTGCAGAAATGCTACCAAAACGACAACTCTTATGACGATTATGGCTTGAAAGGATTTAGTGGGCAAGAGCAAGAACAT GGACATTTAACGGATTATCAAGGAAACTCAAAAGTGTCAGAGATAGCTTCTAGAGGTGACTTTGATCCATCTATGACCTTTCGCAGATCCGTTCATCcccattttgaaaaagttacCGCTCCAAG TGAAAATATGCTTGAGCTTCTTCATAAGGTTGACCAATCTGAGGAGAACAGCAGTATACCTCATTTTGGCTCTAGAGCCTGTGATTCATTGGTGTCTGAGACAGAGACTTCTGATAGATCTGTTGCTCATTTGTATAATCAGTCAGCTGCTTGTCAAGGTTTCGCCATGAAACTGGCTCCTGCATCTCAACAGCTGTCCAATATGAACCCTTTCATCTCATCACAGGATATGCCAGAAGTAGAATGTAATCTAGGTTTCAGGCAAGCCAATTCTGAGATAGAGAAGAGCCAGACCTGGTTAGCTTACCCATCTGTTCAGTCGTGTTCGTCATTGCATGAATCATCTCAAAGATCACATTGggataataaattaagaatttCAGGACAGACAAGCATCCCCTCGTCTTTATATATGCCTGGGGTTGCAGCTTTTACCTCGAGTCCTCCATATATAAGAAATCAGCTTCAAATGCAGGACATGCCAAATGCACCTCTGGCATGTTCATCTTCACAGTCAACATTGGCTGGTACAGTTAGCAGATACCCATCATTTGACCTTGCTCCCTCTCAGCGTCCTGTTATGTCAGGCATGCATCAGCAGGGTTCATTTTCAGAGAGACTGCACAACATATGGACAAATGTACCAGTTCAGCAACGTCCTTCTGTTGTAGAATCTCTTAAGGTTCCGGCTATAGATCCGTCAACAAATTGCTGGGAAACTTCACTGGTGTCACTGGGGATAAATGACCAAAATCCTGAGAAAGTTGGATATGGATCATCAGAATTTGGCACGTCTCCAAGGAATTCACAAGGATTTGAACATGGGGCTAGTCAGCAAGAGGGAGGGAGATCTCAGATGCTAAAATCATCTGAGATACATGATGCTTCACAGACTCATAGTTTGCCTAGAAATATCTCTGATGCAGATGCTTTTGCCTCTGGCTCATTGTTGGCTCATTCACACCAGCTGGACCTCGATAGAATACAGCATGAAGACAACAATGTTCCTTCTCCCTCTGAAAGAATTATTGGAACCATCGGTCATTCTCTAAAACTATCACATGTTTCTCATCCAAATTACTCCCTACTGCCCCAAGTGCAGGTAATGAAGAATGTGGATACTGATCCAAGTAGGAGAGTTTCAGATGTTGAGCATGTGGCTGCCACTGATGCACCACAGCTAACATATGAAGAGAATTCGAAGTTCAGAAACCAATTGGATACTGGATTGATGTCAGCATCCCCATCCAACACATCACCATCTGGGGACACTAAAATGCAAAGTTTCTTGACAGAAGGAAGAGAAAACTTTGGCATAAAAGCTTCATCACAGCCTGCTCTTCTAGATAGGCCTCAAGTGATGGTCACGACTGGTCAAAATGATTTTTTGAGTCAATCTATTACCAGTAACGTGGTATCAAATCAGGCTGGGCATCCCCAAATTAATTTGTGCATGTCACCCTCATTGTTTAAACAGTATGAGGCTTTCAGACATGTGCAGATGCCACTGTTATATGATGGAAGACATGTAAAGACTGCTGCAGGACAGTTCTCTCTCTGGAAGCCTTCCCAGAATTTGGATATAGTTTCTTCTGGGGGACGAATAGATGCTGCTGATGCTAGTGAATCTCTTTCAGCCCCTTATTTGTTGCCTTCGGATGGTACAAATCAATGCATGGCGAATGTGAGACCAAAAAAACGGAAAGCTGCAACATCTGGGCTTCTACCATGGTGCAAAGAAGTAACACAAGGTTCTCAAAGGGTTCAAAATATCAG TGTTGCAGAACATGACTGGGCAAAAGCCACAAATCGATTGATTGAGAAG GTGGAAGATGAGGCTGAATTGGTTGAAGATCGGCTGTCAATGTTTCAATCGAAGAAAAGGCTTATCATGACATCACAGCTTATGCAGCAATTGTTTTGCCCTGCACCAATGTCCATTCTCTCAGCAAGGGCTGTTTCGCAATATGATACTCTGGCATACTCTGTTGCCAAATTATCACTAGGAGATGCATGTAGCCTGACCTCTTGCACAATTAATCGTTTTTTGGATGTACCGCTGAATAACAACACCTT GATTTCAGAACAGCTCAAAGCTTTTGAGCCTGTTGATGACCAGTCCTTTTCAGAAGTTGTAAAAGACTTCAGCAATAGAGCAAAGAAGTTGGAAATTGGCTTACTCAG ATTGGACAAGGCAGCATCCATTTTAGACGTAAGAGTGGAATGCCAGGAAATGGAAAAGTTTTCTGTCATTAACCGCTTTGCTAAATTCCACATCCGGCAAGCAGATTCCTCTggaaactcttcttcttccagtACTGTTACCCCTGCACCAAAACCCAATCCCCAGAGATATGTCATTGCACATCCAATACCTAGGAATCTACCGGAGGGGTTACAATGCCTTTCACTGTGA